A single window of Nocardioides kongjuensis DNA harbors:
- a CDS encoding FtsX-like permease family protein: MSSGMNALALRSLRHRPKAAVATFLAVLLGTLLIGSFATLAESSGAALGTDADTLVILGAVVGGWGAVIVLFSVASTVGITTTQRATEIGLLRTIGATPRQARRLIARETGAIAVAAAVAGALLASVAGRALLAMIRSGGLVSERTTYDAGPASVGGAALLVLLVSAVAAAVAARRATRGPAGVVARESAGEQGRMRWWRVLVALLLIGYGIAMAVITITVTAHDADPYAAMSTSGSSSILVGVGLAVLAPVLLRWGAGPVRLLAGASATAHLASYNTARRAHLLAGVLAPVIVLTSAAVGTLMLVDIDRRTLPGGNADSDTINLLNNVVVGMVSLFAAIMVVNAFMATIAHRREELHRLRMLGATPRQVRGSVVAEAGVVAAVGVVLGTVAALTTVVPFAVARHEGVVPDGGLWLAPVVVAAVVALTLGSARGAVRGTARSAVR, from the coding sequence ATGAGCAGCGGGATGAACGCCCTCGCCCTGCGCAGCCTGCGCCACCGCCCCAAGGCAGCCGTCGCCACCTTCCTGGCGGTCCTGCTCGGCACGCTGCTCATCGGCTCCTTCGCGACCCTGGCGGAGTCCTCGGGCGCGGCCTTGGGCACCGACGCCGACACCCTCGTCATCCTCGGCGCCGTGGTCGGCGGCTGGGGTGCGGTGATTGTGCTCTTCTCGGTCGCCTCGACCGTGGGCATCACCACCACGCAGCGCGCCACGGAGATCGGCCTGCTGCGCACCATCGGCGCGACGCCCCGCCAGGCCCGGCGGCTGATCGCCCGCGAGACCGGCGCGATCGCCGTCGCCGCAGCCGTCGCCGGCGCCCTCCTCGCCTCCGTCGCCGGACGCGCACTCCTCGCGATGATCCGCTCCGGCGGGCTGGTCTCCGAGCGCACGACGTACGACGCCGGGCCGGCCTCGGTCGGCGGCGCCGCGCTCCTCGTCCTCCTCGTCTCCGCCGTCGCCGCGGCCGTGGCCGCGCGCCGCGCGACCCGTGGACCGGCCGGTGTGGTGGCCCGCGAGAGCGCCGGGGAGCAGGGCCGGATGCGCTGGTGGCGAGTGCTGGTCGCGCTGCTGCTCATCGGGTACGGCATCGCGATGGCCGTCATCACGATCACCGTGACCGCCCACGACGCCGACCCGTACGCCGCGATGTCGACCAGCGGCTCCAGTTCGATCCTCGTCGGGGTCGGCCTGGCCGTCCTCGCGCCGGTCCTGCTGCGCTGGGGCGCGGGCCCGGTCCGGCTGCTGGCCGGGGCCTCCGCGACGGCCCACCTGGCGTCGTACAACACCGCCCGCCGGGCGCACCTGCTCGCCGGCGTGCTCGCTCCCGTCATCGTGCTGACCTCGGCCGCCGTGGGCACCCTGATGCTCGTCGACATCGACCGGCGCACGCTGCCGGGCGGCAATGCCGACAGCGACACGATCAACCTGCTCAACAACGTGGTCGTCGGGATGGTGTCGCTGTTCGCGGCGATCATGGTGGTCAACGCGTTCATGGCGACCATCGCGCACCGTCGCGAGGAGCTGCACCGGCTGCGGATGCTCGGCGCCACGCCCCGCCAGGTGCGCGGCTCCGTGGTCGCCGAGGCGGGTGTCGTCGCCGCTGTCGGCGTCGTGCTCGGCACCGTCGCCGCCCTCACGACCGTCGTCCCGTTCGCGGTGGCCCGGCACGAGGGCGTGGTCCCGGACGGCGGCCTGTGGCTGGCGCCCGTGGTGGTCGCCGCCGTCGTCGCACTGACCCTGGGCTCGGCACGCGGTGCGGTCCGGGGCACGGCCCGGAGCGCGGTCCGATGA
- a CDS encoding sensor histidine kinase, with the protein MDATVTVDALAERLRLTLLSAGYAASFVPSLLLAILTLLCLPLGLAGVGFVLALAVVPATAALTAAHRRVSGRLLGEGIAASYAPDRGVALVRPAYWLRDPARWRDFGFLCFSATGGFVLSVLPPLLLTTPVSWLILAFTAGDWAWVLLLVFSGPLLLAWWVTVEPLASARARAERAILGHDRVAELEERVGQVEESRAETLDHSAAEVRRIERDLHDGAQARIASVGMSVGLAEKLLQTDPEAAAALLREARETTMDALDDLRSVVRGIHPPVLADRGLAGAIEALAVAVPVPVAVSVAVPRLPAPVESAAYFALAECLANTVKHAAATRAWVSGTYDGGRLRLVAGDDGRGGADSGGSGLAGVARRLAAFDGMLAVDSPAGGPTTVRMEVSCLPL; encoded by the coding sequence ATGGACGCCACGGTGACGGTCGACGCACTGGCGGAGCGGCTCCGGCTCACCCTGCTCTCCGCCGGGTACGCCGCGTCCTTCGTCCCGTCGCTCCTGCTCGCGATCCTCACGCTGCTCTGCCTGCCGCTCGGGTTGGCCGGCGTCGGCTTCGTGCTGGCGCTGGCCGTGGTCCCGGCGACCGCTGCCCTGACCGCGGCGCACCGCCGGGTCAGCGGCCGGCTGCTGGGGGAGGGCATCGCGGCGTCGTACGCACCGGACCGTGGCGTCGCCCTGGTCCGTCCGGCGTACTGGCTGCGTGACCCGGCCCGCTGGCGGGACTTCGGGTTCCTGTGCTTCTCCGCGACCGGGGGCTTCGTCCTCTCGGTGCTGCCGCCGCTGCTGCTGACCACGCCGGTCTCCTGGCTGATCCTGGCGTTCACCGCGGGTGACTGGGCCTGGGTGCTGCTCCTCGTCTTCAGCGGGCCGCTGCTGCTGGCCTGGTGGGTCACCGTGGAGCCGCTGGCCAGCGCCCGCGCCCGTGCCGAGCGCGCCATCCTCGGCCACGACCGGGTCGCCGAGCTGGAGGAGCGGGTCGGGCAGGTCGAGGAGTCGCGCGCCGAGACGCTGGACCACTCCGCCGCCGAGGTGCGCCGCATCGAGCGCGACCTCCACGACGGGGCCCAGGCCAGGATCGCCTCGGTCGGGATGAGCGTCGGGCTCGCCGAGAAGCTGCTCCAGACCGACCCCGAGGCCGCTGCCGCGCTGCTGCGCGAGGCGCGGGAGACGACGATGGACGCGCTCGACGACCTGCGCTCCGTGGTCCGCGGCATCCACCCGCCCGTCCTCGCCGACCGCGGCCTGGCCGGCGCGATCGAGGCGCTGGCGGTCGCGGTGCCCGTGCCCGTCGCGGTCTCGGTGGCGGTGCCGCGGCTCCCCGCGCCGGTCGAGTCGGCCGCCTACTTCGCCCTCGCCGAGTGCCTGGCCAACACGGTCAAGCACGCGGCGGCGACCCGGGCGTGGGTGAGCGGGACGTACGACGGCGGCCGGCTGCGCCTCGTCGCCGGCGACGACGGGCGTGGGGGAGCGGACAGCGGCGGGTCCGGGCTGGCGGGGGTCGCGCGCCGGCTCGCCGCCTTCGACGGCATGCTGGCGGTCGACAGCCCCGCGGGTGGACCGACCACGGTCCGGATGGAGGTGTCGTGCCTGCCCCTCTGA
- a CDS encoding LuxR C-terminal-related transcriptional regulator, translating to MPAPLRAVLAEDQALLRVGLTRILESGGISVVEAVDDAPSLARALTRDDIDIAVVDVRLPPTHTTEGLEAATAVRATRLAFPVLVLSQWVEPLYARDLLAGGEGAIGYLLKDRVADVDGFLAAVHQVAGGGTVLDPEVVAALVSARSRPLDRLTDREREVLTLMAEGRSNAAVAARLVVTEKAVGKHINNIFTKLDLPQAADDNRRVLAVLAWLDGR from the coding sequence GTGCCTGCCCCTCTGAGAGCAGTCCTCGCCGAGGACCAGGCGCTGCTGCGCGTGGGCCTCACCCGGATCCTCGAGTCCGGCGGGATCTCCGTCGTCGAGGCCGTCGACGACGCGCCCTCGCTGGCCCGGGCGCTGACCCGTGACGACATCGACATCGCGGTGGTCGACGTACGCCTCCCGCCGACGCACACCACCGAGGGGCTCGAGGCGGCGACGGCGGTGCGGGCCACGCGGCTGGCGTTCCCGGTGCTGGTGCTCAGCCAGTGGGTCGAGCCGCTCTACGCACGCGACCTGCTGGCCGGGGGAGAGGGGGCGATCGGGTACCTGCTCAAGGACCGGGTCGCCGACGTCGACGGATTCCTCGCCGCCGTCCACCAGGTGGCAGGTGGCGGCACGGTGCTCGACCCGGAGGTGGTCGCGGCGCTGGTGTCAGCCCGGTCGCGACCGCTGGACCGGCTCACCGACCGTGAGCGCGAGGTGCTCACCCTGATGGCCGAGGGCCGCTCCAACGCGGCCGTCGCGGCCCGGCTCGTGGTCACCGAGAAGGCCGTCGGCAAGCACATCAACAACATCTTCACCAAGCTCGACCTGCCCCAGGCCGCCGACGACAACCGGCGGGTGCTGGCGGTGCTGGCCTGGCTGGACGGGCGATGA
- the glmU gene encoding bifunctional UDP-N-acetylglucosamine diphosphorylase/glucosamine-1-phosphate N-acetyltransferase GlmU: MSDLTVIVLAAGGGTRMKSKTPKVLHRIGGRTMIGHVLTAVAALEPARLVTVVGHQRELVAPHVSERYPDAVLAVQEEQLGTGHAVRVALDALADAPTEGVVLVANGDTPLLETQTLRAFAEAHRAADAAVSILSGIVANPFGYGRIVRDDAGAVQAIVEEKDATDAQRAITEINSGILAFDAAYLADVIGRIGNDNAKGEYYLTDAIGLARDAGLVVAAHAIEDAQQTEGANDRAQLAVLGRELNRRIVTRWMEDGVTVMDPATTWIDADVVLAPDVTILPGTQLLGATVVAEDAVVGPDTTLEDCEIGTGARVVRTHGQLAVIGAGASVGPFAYLRPGTLLGADGKIGTFVETKNAQIADGAKVPHLSYVGDAEIGEGTNIGAGTIFANYDGVNKHRTVVGKQAKTGSNNTFVAPVVIGDGASTGGGTVVRRNVPAGALAVSASPQRNLEGWVASHRAGTAQAAAAEAAGAAVAGATGEQSENGPGLGDDPAERAES, translated from the coding sequence GTGAGCGACCTGACCGTGATCGTCCTCGCCGCCGGCGGCGGCACCCGCATGAAGTCGAAGACGCCGAAGGTCCTGCACCGCATCGGCGGGCGCACCATGATCGGCCACGTCCTGACGGCCGTCGCGGCCCTCGAGCCGGCCCGCCTGGTCACCGTCGTCGGCCACCAGCGCGAGCTGGTCGCTCCGCACGTCAGCGAGCGGTACCCCGACGCCGTGCTGGCGGTCCAGGAGGAGCAGCTCGGGACCGGGCACGCCGTACGGGTGGCGCTGGATGCGCTCGCCGACGCGCCGACGGAGGGCGTCGTCCTGGTCGCCAACGGTGACACCCCGCTCCTCGAGACGCAGACCCTGCGCGCGTTCGCCGAGGCTCACCGCGCCGCGGACGCAGCGGTCAGCATCCTGAGCGGGATCGTCGCGAACCCGTTCGGCTACGGCCGGATCGTGCGCGACGACGCCGGCGCCGTGCAGGCGATCGTCGAGGAGAAGGACGCCACCGACGCCCAGCGCGCCATCACCGAGATCAACTCCGGGATCCTCGCCTTCGACGCGGCCTACCTCGCCGACGTCATCGGCCGGATCGGCAACGACAACGCCAAGGGCGAGTACTACCTCACCGACGCGATCGGGCTGGCCCGTGATGCCGGCCTGGTCGTCGCCGCCCACGCGATCGAGGACGCGCAGCAGACCGAGGGCGCCAACGACCGCGCCCAGCTCGCCGTCCTCGGCCGCGAGCTCAACCGTCGCATCGTGACCCGCTGGATGGAGGACGGCGTCACCGTCATGGACCCGGCGACCACCTGGATCGACGCCGACGTGGTCCTCGCCCCCGACGTCACGATCCTCCCCGGGACCCAGCTCCTCGGCGCGACCGTCGTCGCCGAGGACGCCGTGGTCGGGCCGGACACGACCCTCGAGGACTGCGAGATCGGCACCGGCGCGCGCGTCGTACGGACCCACGGGCAGCTCGCCGTCATCGGCGCCGGCGCGTCCGTCGGACCGTTCGCGTACCTGCGCCCCGGCACCCTGCTCGGCGCCGACGGCAAGATCGGCACCTTCGTCGAGACCAAGAACGCCCAGATCGCCGACGGCGCCAAGGTCCCGCACCTGTCCTACGTCGGCGACGCCGAGATCGGCGAGGGCACCAACATCGGCGCCGGCACGATCTTCGCCAACTACGACGGTGTCAACAAGCACCGCACGGTCGTCGGCAAGCAGGCGAAGACCGGCTCCAACAACACCTTCGTCGCCCCCGTCGTGATCGGCGACGGCGCCTCGACCGGCGGCGGGACCGTCGTACGCCGCAACGTGCCGGCCGGCGCGCTCGCCGTCAGCGCCTCGCCCCAGCGCAACCTCGAGGGGTGGGTGGCCTCGCACCGGGCCGGCACCGCGCAGGCGGCCGCGGCGGAGGCTGCTGGGGCTGCTGTGGCGGGCGCCACGGGTGAACAGTCCGAAAACGGACCCGGACTTGGGGACGACCCCGCCGAGCGGGCAGAATCCTAG